Proteins from a genomic interval of Flammeovirgaceae bacterium SG7u.111:
- a CDS encoding aldehyde dehydrogenase family protein — protein MEVATKKNPNLVARPVINEKYDNFIGGKWTSPASLEYFDDISPVDGKVLTRVARSTAADVEMALDAAHRAFPAWSKSSATERSNMLLKIADRIETNLDHLAAVETMDNGKAIRETINADLPLVIDHFRYFAGVIRAEEGTASELDSTMVSINIKEPLGVVAQIIPWNFPLLMAAWKVAPALAAGNCVILKPAEQTPASIMVLMDLIKDLIPEGVLNVLNGFGPEVGKPLAQSARVAKVAFTGETTTGRLIMQYASANLNPVTMELGGKSPNIFFSSVMNKDDAFLDKCVEGAVLFAFNQGEVCTCPSRMLVQEDIYEEFMERVVKRTEAIKMGDPMDKTVMMGAQASKDQHEKILSYFDIGKKEGAKVLTGGNAHHMNSGLENGYYIEPTIFEGHNKMRVFQEEIFGPVTSATTFKTVEEAIEIANDTLYGLGAGVWSRDAHELYNVPRAIQAGRVWVNCYHAYPAHAPFGGYKNSGFGRETHLMMLNHYRQNKNMLISYDQNKLGFF, from the coding sequence ATGGAAGTAGCAACGAAAAAGAACCCAAACCTGGTTGCCAGACCAGTGATCAATGAAAAGTATGATAACTTTATAGGGGGCAAATGGACAAGCCCTGCTAGCCTCGAATATTTTGATGATATTTCCCCTGTAGATGGTAAAGTTCTTACCAGAGTAGCCCGATCCACTGCTGCCGATGTAGAAATGGCCCTTGATGCTGCCCACCGAGCATTTCCCGCTTGGTCTAAATCATCGGCTACCGAACGTAGCAATATGTTGCTCAAAATAGCCGACCGAATAGAAACAAACCTCGATCATTTGGCTGCTGTAGAAACCATGGATAATGGTAAGGCTATTCGTGAAACCATCAATGCCGATTTGCCACTGGTTATCGATCATTTCCGATATTTTGCTGGAGTAATAAGGGCTGAAGAAGGTACTGCGAGCGAACTAGATTCCACAATGGTTTCTATTAATATAAAAGAGCCCCTTGGCGTTGTTGCCCAGATTATTCCTTGGAACTTCCCTCTCTTAATGGCCGCATGGAAAGTTGCCCCTGCACTTGCGGCAGGCAATTGCGTGATTTTGAAGCCTGCCGAGCAAACCCCCGCCAGCATCATGGTGCTAATGGACCTGATAAAAGACTTGATTCCAGAAGGCGTGTTGAACGTCCTTAACGGTTTTGGTCCCGAAGTAGGAAAACCATTGGCTCAATCTGCTAGGGTGGCAAAAGTTGCGTTCACTGGTGAAACCACTACGGGTAGGTTGATTATGCAATATGCTTCTGCTAACCTCAATCCTGTAACTATGGAATTGGGTGGTAAATCCCCGAATATTTTCTTCAGTTCAGTAATGAACAAAGATGATGCGTTCTTGGACAAATGTGTGGAAGGCGCAGTGCTTTTTGCCTTCAACCAAGGTGAGGTCTGCACCTGCCCATCGAGAATGCTGGTACAAGAAGATATCTACGAGGAGTTTATGGAGCGGGTGGTTAAGCGGACAGAGGCGATTAAAATGGGTGACCCTATGGACAAAACGGTGATGATGGGTGCGCAAGCCTCTAAAGATCAGCACGAGAAAATCTTATCGTATTTTGATATTGGCAAAAAAGAAGGGGCAAAAGTTCTTACGGGTGGCAATGCTCACCACATGAATAGTGGGCTTGAAAATGGATACTATATAGAGCCAACTATTTTTGAAGGGCACAACAAAATGCGGGTTTTTCAAGAAGAAATATTTGGCCCGGTAACTTCTGCCACTACGTTTAAGACTGTAGAAGAAGCCATTGAAATAGCAAACGACACCTTGTATGGATTAGGCGCAGGCGTGTGGTCACGCGATGCCCACGAGTTGTACAACGTTCCGCGTGCCATCCAAGCGGGTAGGGTATGGGTGAACTGCTATCATGCCTATCCGGCACATGCTCCTTTTGGTGGATACAAAAATTCGGGCTTCGGTAGAGAAACCCATTTAATGATGCTCAACCACTACCGCCAAAACAAAAACATGCTCATTTCCTACGATCAAAATAAGCTTGGGTTCTTTTAG
- a CDS encoding nucleoside permease, translated as MKIQTRFQLSTMMFLEYFVWGAWYVTMGTYLGQTLKFDGLEIGIAYGAVAIGAMISPFFVGMIADRYFPSEKVLATMHLVGAALLYWLTQVDSFSMFYPILIGYTLCYMPTIALTNSISFAQMKDPGAEFPSVRVLGTFGWIIAGLTIGFLKVEDSTMMFYIAAVSSLILGVYSLTLPHTPPKDKGKSVSFGDVIGLKSLALFKDMSFSVFFLASLLICIPLSFYYNFTNLYLNELGMGNAAGKMTLGQLSEFGFLLVMPLFFKRLGVKKMLLVAMLAWAARYVFFAIGNNDEMVWMLYAGIILHGICYDFFFVTGQIYVDNKAGEGIKSSAQGLITFATYGLGMFIGSAVSGKVVKMYTYTGEADVIQHYWNPIWMVPAALSVFVLIFFFLLFREKVNQQAVNEES; from the coding sequence ATGAAAATACAAACTAGATTTCAACTTTCTACTATGATGTTCCTCGAATACTTCGTTTGGGGAGCGTGGTATGTGACCATGGGTACCTATTTGGGGCAAACCTTAAAATTCGATGGCTTGGAAATAGGGATTGCCTACGGGGCAGTGGCCATTGGCGCCATGATCTCGCCTTTTTTTGTTGGCATGATTGCCGATCGCTATTTCCCTTCCGAAAAAGTACTGGCAACTATGCACTTGGTAGGTGCGGCTTTGCTTTATTGGCTCACCCAAGTCGACTCCTTCAGTATGTTTTACCCAATCCTCATTGGCTATACCCTTTGCTATATGCCCACCATTGCCCTTACCAATTCCATCTCTTTTGCCCAAATGAAAGACCCCGGTGCTGAGTTTCCTAGCGTACGGGTTTTGGGCACATTCGGCTGGATCATTGCAGGGCTTACCATCGGCTTTTTGAAAGTAGAAGACTCTACCATGATGTTTTACATAGCTGCGGTAAGCTCGCTCATTTTGGGTGTGTATTCATTAACCTTGCCACATACTCCGCCCAAAGACAAGGGCAAATCGGTCTCGTTTGGAGATGTGATTGGGCTAAAATCCTTGGCGCTGTTCAAAGACATGTCCTTCTCCGTTTTCTTTTTGGCTTCCCTCTTGATCTGCATTCCTCTTTCGTTCTATTATAATTTTACCAACCTCTACCTAAATGAGTTAGGGATGGGAAATGCTGCTGGGAAAATGACGCTTGGGCAACTTTCCGAATTTGGTTTTCTTCTGGTAATGCCGCTTTTCTTCAAAAGACTTGGGGTGAAAAAGATGCTTTTGGTAGCCATGTTGGCTTGGGCAGCTAGGTACGTGTTCTTCGCTATTGGCAACAACGACGAAATGGTTTGGATGCTCTATGCAGGAATAATTCTTCACGGAATCTGCTACGATTTCTTCTTCGTAACAGGGCAAATTTATGTGGACAACAAGGCTGGTGAAGGCATTAAGAGCTCTGCCCAAGGGCTTATCACTTTTGCTACTTATGGGTTGGGAATGTTCATCGGTTCGGCGGTTTCTGGAAAAGTGGTGAAAATGTACACCTATACTGGGGAAGCTGATGTAATACAGCATTATTGGAATCCTATTTGGATGGTTCCTGCTGCCCTTTCAGTGTTTGTGCTTATCTTTTTCTTCCTTCTTTTTAGAGAAAAAGTGAACCAGCAAGCGGTAAACGAAGAGAGTTAA
- a CDS encoding DUF779 domain-containing protein, with product MSHTRIAITPKAKEVIDRLKEKHGDLMFHQSGGCCDGSSPMCYEKGEFIVGPSDVWIGELEGCDFFMSKNQFEYWKHTHLTLDITEGRGASFSIEIPLGLRFMVRSRLFTEAEEQSLEPVRSGAEFE from the coding sequence ATGTCACATACAAGGATTGCAATTACTCCCAAGGCCAAGGAAGTAATAGACAGGTTAAAAGAAAAACATGGAGATTTAATGTTCCACCAAAGCGGTGGCTGTTGCGATGGATCTAGCCCTATGTGCTATGAAAAGGGCGAGTTCATCGTCGGTCCTTCCGATGTCTGGATAGGGGAACTGGAAGGCTGTGATTTCTTCATGTCCAAAAACCAATTTGAGTACTGGAAACATACCCATCTCACGCTCGATATTACCGAGGGAAGGGGGGCAAGTTTCTCTATTGAAATTCCGTTAGGCTTGCGCTTCATGGTACGCTCTAGGCTCTTCACCGAAGCGGAAGAACAGAGCCTAGAGCCAGTAAGAAGCGGAGCTGAATTTGAGTGA
- a CDS encoding GNAT family N-acetyltransferase has translation MINIRPAISDDFESVIHIYNQAVTSSFCTADTEPVTLEERLDWFRSHVGGAYPIFVAESEGEVLGWISISAYRLGRKALRFAVEVSYYVERNLLGKGIGSFLMDCALKEAKELGYKSIFAILLDRNEKSIALLEKFGFEKWGHLPEICDFDGEICGQFYYGRKV, from the coding sequence ATGATTAACATCAGACCAGCTATTTCTGATGACTTCGAATCGGTCATCCATATTTACAACCAAGCAGTCACCAGCTCTTTTTGCACGGCAGATACCGAGCCTGTGACTTTAGAAGAAAGGCTAGATTGGTTTCGATCCCATGTGGGAGGAGCGTACCCAATTTTTGTTGCCGAATCTGAGGGGGAAGTGTTGGGCTGGATAAGTATCAGCGCATATAGGTTAGGAAGGAAAGCCTTACGGTTTGCCGTAGAGGTAAGTTATTACGTTGAAAGAAATTTACTAGGGAAGGGGATAGGTTCTTTTTTGATGGATTGTGCGTTGAAAGAAGCAAAGGAATTAGGATACAAAAGTATCTTCGCCATTTTGCTGGATAGAAACGAAAAAAGCATCGCCTTGTTAGAAAAATTCGGTTTTGAGAAATGGGGGCACCTGCCAGAAATCTGTGACTTTGACGGAGAAATCTGCGGACAGTTTTACTATGGAAGGAAGGTTTGA
- a CDS encoding DUF6702 family protein: protein MSLLTVLSIFLASHLHPVHMSLTYVSYNEKTNAIEISHKIFIDDFETALAKYHGGNLHLTTKKENPDTESIMTSYLKKHFTIKINNKKKKPGFVGKEYDIDAVWIYQEITDLKDIKNLEITNNVLQEMFEDQKNLIHIDYLEHKNSMMLEKGKATEELNF, encoded by the coding sequence ATGTCATTACTAACAGTTTTATCAATTTTCTTGGCTTCACACTTGCACCCTGTCCATATGTCGCTTACGTATGTGAGCTACAATGAGAAGACAAATGCAATTGAAATTTCCCACAAAATTTTCATCGATGACTTCGAGACAGCCTTGGCTAAATACCATGGGGGAAACCTTCATTTGACTACAAAAAAAGAAAATCCTGATACAGAGTCGATTATGACGAGTTATCTCAAAAAGCACTTTACCATAAAAATCAACAACAAGAAGAAGAAACCAGGATTTGTGGGAAAGGAATACGACATTGATGCAGTATGGATATACCAAGAAATAACCGATCTGAAAGACATCAAAAACTTGGAGATCACGAACAATGTTCTGCAAGAAATGTTTGAAGACCAGAAGAACCTAATTCATATCGACTACCTTGAGCACAAGAACAGCATGATGCTGGAAAAAGGCAAGGCAACCGAAGAACTTAATTTTTAA
- a CDS encoding gliding motility-associated C-terminal domain-containing protein, giving the protein MDKYLNIRTLYVLLFLLTLSVQVQATHIRAGDLTAELISTTNPLTFRFTVMLYRDTDGVPAQPGLFEFGHNSATPTWVEPESLGLTQDGKTEILRYVITHTFPSAGTYKVSYYEQNRNPGVRNMFSSGNTAFFIESEFRVSPFFGLNSSPRLLYLPVDQAIVGQRYIHNPGAYDPDGDSLSYRITVCKLGKDDEDNALEVNEYRFPDDPGFNGVKEDGTGDATFTINPVTGDIIWDAPGEPGEYNVAFYVDEWRGGILIGTVNRDMQIIVVDGENTRPRLMIPRDTCVIAGQTLIDTIKAEDSESNFIELSGEGGLFENNIGGIDGGHDNKATFTVRGLQPPNGYEEGVFEWNTICTDVRKEPYQATFRARDVPTSGNENDVSLVDLQTWLIRVVGPPPDSLEAEPDLLNNSVALKWADYICDNADTMTIWRRKGSFDFTPEPCETGIPDYTGYRKIGDVPIGQTAFIDNNNGQGLDRGVTYCYRIYATFPGPEGGESIASTEVCVFIPQLAPYLVEVSVEETDRSNGSIDLTWTHPIELDTVKYPRPLTYTLTRADGLNGSANRTDVGGIFNEDDTTYTDTGIDTERLPYNYTVNLFSQGAIVDTSSSASSIDLSINPRPNSLNLVWEADVPWSNASNKYPYHYIFREDPSTGDMVLIDSVDVTQAGLMYTDSGKIAGFPLVEDEEYCYKVMTMGTYENSIIREPLPNYSQIACAVLRDTIAPCPPTLSIDSLDCTDVTNIKEDQNESCFDLDTLFSNRLSWQPDLSGDCDTDISSYNLYYSPRPDGELELIASNILGTTYLHENISSVAGCYAVTALDPNGNESDFSNLACNDNCPEYVLPNVFTPNGDGVNDTFVPFKCVNFVKDVEIKISNRWGQEVFTQKGDIYINWDGTDQSGKKVGSGVYYYVAIIRFVRLNEDDEIEERKGYIQVTTNVGE; this is encoded by the coding sequence ATGGATAAATACTTAAACATTAGAACTTTATACGTACTGTTATTTTTGTTAACCCTTTCAGTGCAAGTACAGGCTACGCACATTAGAGCGGGAGACCTTACGGCAGAATTGATATCCACTACCAACCCCCTCACATTTCGGTTTACCGTAATGCTTTACAGAGATACGGATGGTGTACCTGCACAGCCCGGTCTTTTTGAGTTTGGCCACAACTCGGCTACGCCTACTTGGGTTGAACCCGAATCGTTAGGGCTTACACAAGATGGAAAAACCGAAATATTACGGTACGTCATCACCCATACATTCCCCTCGGCAGGTACATACAAGGTCAGTTACTACGAGCAAAACAGGAACCCAGGCGTGAGAAACATGTTCTCGTCAGGAAATACGGCATTCTTTATAGAATCGGAATTCAGGGTCAGCCCATTTTTTGGGTTAAACTCCTCTCCGCGTTTGTTGTATCTCCCTGTTGACCAAGCCATAGTTGGGCAAAGGTACATCCACAACCCCGGTGCTTACGACCCCGATGGAGATAGCCTTTCTTATAGAATTACTGTATGTAAACTAGGCAAAGACGACGAAGATAATGCTTTAGAAGTAAACGAATACCGATTCCCTGATGACCCAGGTTTCAATGGAGTAAAAGAAGATGGTACAGGAGACGCTACTTTCACTATCAACCCAGTTACCGGAGATATAATTTGGGATGCTCCCGGAGAACCCGGGGAATACAATGTGGCCTTTTATGTAGACGAATGGAGAGGTGGCATATTGATAGGCACAGTAAACCGAGATATGCAAATAATAGTGGTGGATGGGGAAAACACCAGGCCACGGCTAATGATACCAAGGGATACCTGTGTGATTGCCGGCCAGACGCTAATAGATACTATAAAAGCAGAAGATTCTGAAAGTAATTTCATAGAACTGAGCGGAGAAGGAGGACTTTTTGAAAACAACATAGGTGGTATAGATGGAGGCCATGATAATAAAGCGACGTTCACTGTCAGAGGCTTGCAGCCACCTAATGGCTACGAAGAGGGTGTATTCGAATGGAATACCATATGTACAGATGTAAGGAAAGAGCCCTACCAAGCTACCTTCCGGGCTAGGGATGTTCCCACATCGGGCAATGAAAACGATGTCTCGCTAGTCGATCTGCAAACTTGGCTGATCAGGGTAGTTGGTCCTCCACCCGACTCTCTAGAAGCCGAGCCCGATCTCCTCAACAATTCTGTTGCGCTTAAGTGGGCAGATTATATCTGCGATAATGCAGATACAATGACTATTTGGAGAAGAAAAGGTTCTTTTGACTTCACCCCAGAACCATGTGAAACGGGTATTCCTGATTACACGGGTTATAGAAAAATAGGAGACGTTCCCATTGGGCAAACAGCTTTTATAGACAACAACAATGGACAAGGACTCGATAGAGGTGTGACTTATTGCTACCGTATTTATGCCACTTTCCCTGGCCCTGAAGGAGGGGAAAGCATAGCCTCTACCGAAGTATGTGTGTTCATTCCTCAACTTGCACCTTACCTTGTAGAGGTGAGCGTAGAAGAAACCGATAGGTCGAACGGAAGCATCGATTTAACATGGACGCATCCAATAGAATTGGATACGGTGAAATACCCGAGACCGCTCACCTACACCCTTACTAGAGCAGATGGGCTGAATGGCAGTGCGAATAGAACGGATGTTGGGGGGATTTTCAACGAGGACGATACAACCTATACCGATACAGGAATAGATACAGAAAGATTGCCTTATAATTATACGGTCAACCTTTTCTCACAAGGAGCTATCGTTGATACATCTAGCAGTGCATCGTCTATTGATTTGAGTATAAATCCGCGGCCGAACTCTTTGAACCTAGTATGGGAAGCTGATGTACCTTGGAGTAATGCTTCTAATAAATATCCATACCACTACATTTTCCGTGAAGATCCTTCAACGGGAGACATGGTATTAATTGATAGTGTAGATGTAACCCAAGCAGGACTCATGTACACCGATTCGGGGAAAATAGCGGGCTTCCCTTTGGTGGAGGACGAAGAATATTGTTATAAGGTAATGACCATGGGCACGTACGAAAACAGCATAATTAGAGAGCCTTTGCCCAATTACTCCCAAATAGCTTGTGCTGTTTTGAGAGATACCATAGCGCCTTGTCCACCTACGCTTTCAATAGATAGCCTTGACTGTACAGATGTCACTAATATTAAGGAAGATCAAAATGAAAGTTGTTTTGATTTAGACACTTTATTCTCAAACAGGCTTTCATGGCAACCTGACCTTTCTGGAGATTGCGATACAGATATTAGTTCTTACAATTTATATTATTCCCCACGACCCGATGGTGAGCTTGAACTAATAGCAAGTAATATTCTTGGCACAACCTATCTGCATGAAAACATTAGCTCGGTTGCGGGCTGCTATGCTGTAACCGCTCTTGACCCGAACGGCAACGAAAGTGACTTTAGTAATTTGGCTTGCAACGATAACTGTCCAGAATATGTCCTTCCAAACGTATTTACACCTAACGGAGACGGAGTGAACGATACGTTTGTTCCTTTCAAATGTGTGAATTTTGTAAAAGATGTAGAAATCAAAATATCTAACAGGTGGGGGCAAGAAGTATTTACCCAAAAAGGAGACATTTACATCAACTGGGACGGCACTGACCAAAGTGGTAAAAAAGTAGGCTCAGGAGTCTATTATTATGTGGCCATTATCAGGTTCGTTAGGCTTAACGAAGATGATGAGATAGAAGAACGGAAAGGATATATTCAA
- a CDS encoding RluA family pseudouridine synthase, giving the protein MKKINIKDLVLFENEDYLIINKPYDIATVEERDITRPNMIKMAKDVYGDVQACHRLDKETSGILALAKNPEAYRHLSLQFQNRKVKKTYHAVVQGLHEFEDQLVAAPIAVSGRANVRIDFKEGKESVTVFNTLKLYKFHSLIECQPFTGRMHQIRIHLASSGAPIVADEMYGGKPVFLSQIKRKFNLKKEEVERPLINRVALHAYGIQFSLLDGSVKNFETPYPKDIRALINQLEKNC; this is encoded by the coding sequence ATGAAGAAGATTAATATCAAAGACTTGGTCCTGTTCGAAAACGAGGATTATCTAATTATAAATAAGCCATACGATATAGCTACGGTGGAGGAGCGGGATATCACCCGACCTAACATGATCAAAATGGCGAAGGATGTTTATGGCGATGTGCAAGCGTGCCATAGGCTCGACAAAGAGACCTCGGGTATTTTGGCACTGGCCAAAAATCCTGAAGCTTATCGCCACCTCTCCCTCCAGTTCCAAAACAGGAAAGTAAAAAAGACCTACCACGCCGTGGTGCAAGGGCTTCACGAGTTTGAAGATCAGCTAGTAGCTGCGCCCATCGCTGTTTCGGGCAGGGCAAATGTAAGGATCGATTTTAAAGAAGGGAAAGAGTCCGTAACAGTTTTCAACACGCTAAAGCTCTACAAATTCCACTCGCTTATCGAGTGCCAACCATTTACGGGCAGGATGCACCAGATCCGTATCCACCTTGCCAGCTCTGGCGCCCCAATTGTAGCCGATGAAATGTATGGAGGCAAGCCCGTTTTCCTTTCCCAAATCAAAAGAAAGTTCAATCTCAAAAAAGAGGAGGTAGAAAGACCTCTGATCAACCGTGTTGCCTTGCACGCCTACGGCATCCAGTTCAGTCTGTTAGATGGAAGTGTAAAAAACTTCGAAACCCCTTATCCCAAGGATATCAGGGCTTTGATAAATCAGTTAGAGAAAAATTGCTAA
- a CDS encoding AraC family transcriptional regulator: MIAGSEISVKQHLIFAKPDKLVEYRNSFLLDHAELNMYETQEVAQDFLLKFNNPVVVSMIRGKKIMHLKGGKSFGFNPGETVVLPPGELMKIDFPEAKPNDPTRCMALNISKEFIEDTLNLLNEKYPKIENWDNWRWSENNFHLLNSPTIANTLSRLIQLFTENRYAKDVLAMHITQELVIQLLQTKARYLLIDKPSTALKNNHRLAYVVDYIRQNLTSQLRIEDLAEKACLSRPQFFRVFHREFGISPIVFINQERLKLAKTLMRNPKKSIGDICYLTGFNNLNYFSRFFKKMENMSPSEFRKKVLAN, encoded by the coding sequence ATGATAGCAGGATCAGAAATCTCCGTTAAACAACACCTTATTTTCGCCAAGCCCGATAAGTTGGTGGAATACCGCAACAGTTTCCTATTAGACCATGCCGAACTGAACATGTACGAAACGCAAGAGGTGGCACAGGACTTCTTGTTAAAGTTCAATAACCCGGTAGTGGTGAGTATGATAAGAGGAAAGAAAATAATGCACCTGAAAGGCGGCAAATCTTTTGGGTTCAACCCCGGCGAAACGGTCGTTTTGCCTCCCGGCGAACTCATGAAAATTGACTTCCCCGAAGCTAAGCCCAACGACCCTACCCGCTGCATGGCGCTGAATATCTCCAAAGAATTTATCGAAGATACACTCAATTTACTCAACGAAAAATACCCAAAAATTGAAAATTGGGATAATTGGCGATGGAGCGAAAATAATTTCCACCTGCTCAACAGCCCCACTATTGCCAATACGCTCAGCCGCCTAATCCAACTTTTCACCGAAAATAGGTATGCGAAAGATGTACTTGCCATGCATATCACCCAAGAGTTGGTTATCCAGCTTTTACAAACAAAAGCCCGATACCTGCTCATTGACAAGCCTTCCACTGCTTTGAAGAACAACCACCGGCTGGCATACGTGGTAGACTATATCAGGCAAAACCTCACCTCCCAGCTCCGTATAGAAGATTTGGCAGAAAAAGCATGCCTTTCTCGCCCTCAGTTTTTTAGAGTGTTCCATCGGGAATTCGGTATTTCTCCTATAGTTTTTATCAACCAAGAGCGACTAAAACTAGCCAAAACCTTGATGCGCAACCCAAAGAAAAGCATAGGAGATATCTGCTACCTCACAGGTTTCAATAACTTAAACTATTTCTCTAGATTCTTCAAAAAAATGGAAAATATGAGCCCAAGCGAGTTCAGGAAAAAAGTGCTAGCAAATTAG